In Equus quagga isolate Etosha38 chromosome 14, UCLA_HA_Equagga_1.0, whole genome shotgun sequence, one DNA window encodes the following:
- the LOC124225666 gene encoding olfactory receptor 7G3-like, with product MESGNQTSVPEFLLLGLSEDPELQPLLFGLFLTMYLVTVLGNLLIILAVSSASHLHTPMYFFLSQLSLVDISFTSTIVPKMLVNIQTENKAITYTGCLTQVYFFMVFICMDNLLLTVMAYDHYVAICHPLYYTVIMNLPLCGLLILLSLFISIMNALLHTLMAFHLSFCTDLKIPHFFCELAEILKLACSDTLINNILVYLVTSLLGVGPLSGIIFSYTRIVSSILRIPSTGGKYKAFSTCGSHLSVVSLFYGTCVGVYLSSAANFSSRRRAVASVMYTVVTSMMNPFIYSLRNRDIKGALRKLISGTFSFSWFCHLPWFK from the coding sequence ATGGAATCAGGAAACCAGACAAGTGTGCCAGAATTCCTCCTCCTTGGTCTCTCAGAAGATCCAGAACTACAGCCCCTTCTCTTTGGGCTGTTCCTGACCATGTACTTGGTCACTGTGCTTGGAAACCTGCTTATCATCCTAGCTGTCAGCTCTGCCTCTcacctccacacacccatgtatttcttcctctcccaacTCTCCTTGGTCGACATCTCTTTCACTTCCACTATAGTCCCCAAGATGCTGGTGAACATACAGACAGAGAACAAAGCCATCACCTACACAGGCTGCCTCACTCAGGtatatttttttatggtttttatatGTATGGACAATTTACTTCTGACTGTGATGGCTTATGACCactatgtggccatctgccaccCTCTGTATTACACAGTCATCATGAACCTCCCCCTCTGTGGCCTCctgattcttctctctttgttcatTAGCATTATGAATGCCTTGCTCCACACTCTGATGGCGTTCCATCTGTCCTTCTGCACAGACTTGAAAATTCCCCACTTCTTCTGCGAACTCGCTGAGATCCTCAAACTCGCCTGTTCTGATACTCTTATCAATAACATCCTGGTGTATTTAGTGACTAGCTTGTTGGGTGTTGGTCCCCTCTCAGGGATAATTTTCTCTTATACTCGAATTGTCTCCTCCATCCTGAGAATCCCATCAACTGGTGGAAAGTATAAAGCCTTTTCCACCTGTGGGTCTCATCTGTCTGTTGTTTCCTTGTTCTATGGGACTTGTGTTGGTGTCTACCTTAGTTCTGCAGCTAATTTCTCCTCCAGGAGGAGGGCAGTGGCCTCAGTGATGTACACTGTGGTCACTTCCATGAtgaaccccttcatctacagcctgaggaacagggACATTAAGGGGGCCTTGAGGAAACTCATCTCTggaacattttccttttcatggtTCTGTCATCTGCCTTGG